One genomic segment of Oreochromis aureus strain Israel breed Guangdong linkage group 9, ZZ_aureus, whole genome shotgun sequence includes these proteins:
- the bambia gene encoding BMP and activin membrane-bound inhibitor (Xenopus laevis) homolog a, with protein MDRQSSFISIWLQLELCAMAVLLTKGEIRCYCDAPHCVATGYMCKSELNACFTKVLDPLNANSPLTHGCLDPIANAADICSSQRALDALSGAATLECCHDDMCNYRGLHDLAHTRDSTDGRYQPDGNNRNLVTRVQELTSAKEVWFRAAVIAVPIAGGLILVLLIMLALRMLRSENKRLQDQRQQMLSRLHYSFHGHHTKKGHVAKLDLECMVPVTGHENCCLTCDKMRQADLGNDKILSLVHWGMYSGHGKLEFV; from the exons ATGGATCGCCAGTCCAGTTTCATTTCCATTTGGCTACAATTGGAACTCTGTGCCATGGCCGTTCTTCTGACCAAAG GAGAAATTAGGTGCTACTGTGATGCGCCGCACTGTGTGGCCACCGGATACATGTGCAAATCAGAGCTGAACGCCTGCTTCACCAAGGTGCTGGACCCGCTCAACGCCAACTCTCCCCTCACCCATGGGTGTTTAGACCCCATTGCCAATGCTGCGGACATCTGCAGCAGCCAAAGGGCCTTGGATGCTCTCAGCGGGGCGGCAACGCTGGAGTGCTGCCACGATGACATGTGCAACTACAGGGGCCTACATGACCTGGCGCACACCAGAGACTCGACAG ATGGCCGCTACCAGCCAGACGGCAACAACAGGAACCTGGTGACTCGGGTTCAGGAGCTGACCTCAGCCAAAGAAGTGTGGTTCCGTGCAGCTGTGATCGCTGTGCCGATCGCTGGCGGTCTCATCCTGGTCCTGCTCATCATGCTGGCGTTACGGATGCTGCGCAGTGAGAACAAGCGGCTGCAGGACCAGCGGCAGCAGATGCTGTCGCGGCTCCATTACAGCTTCCACGGCCACCACACCAAGAAGGGACACGTGGCCAAGCTGGACCTGGAGTGCATGGTACCTGTGACGGGCCACGAGAACTGCTGTCTGACCTGCGACAAGATGAGGCAGGCTGACCTAGGCAACGACAAGATCCTGTCTCTGGTGCACTGGGGGATGTACAGTGGCCACGGCAAGCTGGAGTTTGTATGA